The Minwuia thermotolerans genomic interval ACCGACGCCCTGGACGCGGTCGGCAACACCACCAAGGCGGTGACGAAGGGCTACGCCATCGGCTCCGCCGGTCTCGGCGCCCTGGTGCTGTTCGCGGCCTACACGCAGGATCTGAAGTTCTTCGCCGCCAATCCGGACCTGTATCCGTACTTCGCCGGCGTCGTCGTCGACTTCGAGCTGTCCAACCCGTTCGTGGTGGTCGGCCTGATCTTCGGCGGCCTGCTGCCCTTCCTCTTCGGCGCCATGTCGATGACCGCCGTGGGCCGCGCCGCCGGCTCGGTCGTCGAGGAGGTTCGCCGCCAGTTCCGGGACGATCCGGGCATCATGGAAGGCACCTCCAAGCCCGACTACAGCCGGGCCGTGGACATGCTGACCAAGTCGGCGATCAAGGAAATGATCGTGCCGTCGATGTTGCCTGTGCTGGCCCCGATCGTGGTGTACTTCGTCATCTTCGCGGTGGCGGGCAAGGCCGAGGCCCTGGCCTCGGTCGGCGCCATGCTGCTGGGCGTGATCGTCACCGGCCTCTACGTCGCGATCTCCATGACCGTCGGCGGCGGCGCCTGGGACAACGCCAAGAAGTACATCGAGGACGGCAATCACGGCGGCAAGGGCTCCGAGGCCCACAAGGCCGCAGTGACCGGCGACACGGTCGGCGATCCCTACAAGGACACCGCCGGCCCGGCCGTGAACCCCATGATCAAGATCACCAACATCATGGCGCTCCTGCTGCTGGCGATCCTGGCGCACTGAGCGGACGGACCACGGTCCCGAAACAGAAGGCCCCGCGGGAGCGATCCCGCGGGGCTTTTGCTTTTCCGGTGCTGCCGGCGGCGGCGTTCAGAGAACTGCCGGCGTCTCCAGATATTCGTCGTAGATGCGGTCGCGGTGCGCCATCAGTTCGCCGGAGGCCGCCGCCTTCACCTCTGCGGGCGCCGTCTCCCACATCTGGCGGAAGCGCGGGTGCATGGGCAGCTTCTCCTCGGGCAGCGGCGCCAGCAGATTCGAGAACACGGCCCAGTAGATATCGACCGCGGTCAGGCTGTCGCCCACCAGAAAGCGCCTGCCCGCGATCCGCGCCGACAGCCCTTCGAGGATCTGGATGACGCGGCCACGATAGTCCTCCTCTTCCCGGTAGCCGTATTTCCCGGCGAGGAACTTGCCCACCTTGGGGTGGAAGCCGCTGGCGCCCTCGCTCGCGAACCCCTCCCCGACAAGGAGATTGCGGGCCGCCCAGCCCAACCCCATCTCGCCGCAGATCTCGTGGGCCAGCCCCATGACAACGGCGCGGCCCTCGAAATCGGCGGGCAGCAGCGGCGTATCAGGCGCGAGGCGTTCAGCCAGCAGCAGGATCCCTGCCCAGCCGGTGCGCAGCGGCTCGTCATCATAGGCCACGACGGGTGCCGACGAATCGCCCGCCCACTGGGCAATGGCGTTCTCGGGATCGTCTTCCGACTGCCCCGCGTACTGGCAGTCCAGTCCCTTGACGTGAAAGATGCCCTTGGCCGCCTCTGTCCAGGGGCTCGGCACGGCGCGCAGGCACGCCATGCGCAGCCCGGACATCGCCCGGGCCTCGGTGATGGATACGAATCTCGACATGTGAAAACCCTCCCCGGTTCAGACCTTCGGTCTAGCCCAGGGAGAGCCGGTATGGAACCGCGATCAGGCGGCGGCGGGCCGCTGCGCCAGACCTTCCATGATGGTGCGGTTCACCGCCACGAGGTCGTCGACGCTTTCCTGGCCGCGCATCACGGCACTGGAATGACGGTCTACCCACAGCGCCAGCGAGATGATCGAGGCGCGGGTCGATTCCGGCAGCGAGTTGCCGTCCCGTGAGCAATCCGCCATCAGGGTCGACCACAGCCGCTTGTTGCGGTGGATCGCCTCGATGACGCCATTGTCATGACGGGGCAGATCCTTGACCTCGATCAGCCGCCGCGTGATTTCGGCGAACAGGCGGTATTCGGTATCGCGCGGCGTCTCTACGACACGCTGCGCATTGCTATACGCTCGCAGGCTCATAGCTCAGTCTCTCTCTTTCGAAGTCGAGCAGGCGGCGGCACAGCGTCAGACCCTTGTAGTACTGACGGTCCATCACGCACTGGCTGATGGCGACACAATTCGCCAGGGCGTCAGCATCCGTGACGACCCCCATGAACTCCGACATGCGCAAGACGAATTCTTCGTAGAACCGCGGCCGGACCTTTTCGTCGAGATACATCGACATGATGGCGAAGTAGATTCGCTTCGCCGGTGTGTCGACGCGCTCGGGCTTCAGGATGTCCTTCTCCCGCAGGATCGACGCCTTGTTGTGCAGGACGAGGGTCGCGCGGCGGTCGCCATTGGCGATGACGGCGCCGTTGATGACGAATTTCTCGCCGGGCTTCAGGGTGAGTTTCAGCGCCATGTTGCGATCCGGCCGGTCGCCCGGCCCTCCCGAGACAGTTGAACATCCATGACGGCCGCGGGCACGGCCATCGATGCGGAATCTGCGCGGGTGCGGTTGATTTATCGTTAACGCCGAACGGGTCTGGGGACGGGCGCAGAACCAGGTATTGGTTAGGACAATCTTTACCGTGGGCACCGTTTGATGCGGCTCGATCCAGTAACAACGGATGACCGTTTCCCATGGCCCGACACGCCCATCTGACCAAGTCCGAACCGCTGCAACGCCCCAAGGTCGGCCGGACCATCATGCAGGGCGACACGATCCAGATCCTGGACGCGATCGCCCGCGTCGATGACGACCGCACGCCGACCAGGGCGGAACTGAAACGCGCGATCCAGCATCTCGCCAAGGCCGGCAAGCTGTCAAACATGAACAAGTTCGTGGAGGCCTCGGCCGAACTGCTGCAGGCCCACCGGCTGGACCCGCACAACGCCGACACGTTGCTGGTGCTGGGCAACAACCTGCGCCATGCCGGCAACGTCCAGGCCGCGATCCATGTCATGGAGAAGGCCCTGAAGGCCGCCGGCGAGGATCTGGAGCTGTTGTACGGCATCGGCCTTCTGGCCCAGGATCTGGGCATGCTGGACGCTGCCGAGCGCATGTACGCCATGGTCATCCAGCGTAACCCCGACGATCCCCGCGGTCATACGGCGCTGGCCGCGGTCAAGCGCGGCAAGGGCGAGTACGACCTGGCCATCGACACGCTGAAATTCGCCATCGAGCAGTCGCAGCAGGATCCCACGCTCTGGCAGGCGCTGGGCGTCACGGTGGCTGAAGCGCGCGGCGCCGATCATGCGCGGCCGTTTTTCGAGGAGTCGCTCCGGCTCAATCCCGACTACGACCTCGCCTGGTCGAACATGGGCCATGCCTATTCCGCCGAGGGACGCTTCGCGGAGTCCCTGCCCTTCCTGGAGAAGTCGGTGGCGCTCCGCCCCGACGACCCCGACACGCGGTTCTCCTACGCTTCCTCCCTGCTCGGCGTCGGGGAGCTGGAAAAGGGCTGGGCCGAATACGAATGGCGCCTGGACCGGCGGCGCAAGGATTCGGTCGTCTTCGTCCACGATCTGCCCCGCTGGCAGGGCGAGGACATTTCGGACAAGACCATCCTGATCTGCGACGAACAGGGCATCGGCGACGCCATCATCTTCGCCAGCGCCTATCAGGACGTCATCGAGCGCGCCGGCCACGTCATCATCGAGTGCGACCGGCGACTTGTGACCTGGTTCCAGCGCTCCTTCCCCGAGGCAACGGTCCACCGTCACGTCACCTTCCGCTCCAACGCCAAGATCCACCGTCACTATGGCTGGCTGCGGGAAGACGGCGTGCCGCAGCCGGACCTGTTCATCCCCTCCGGTTCGATCTTCCAGCTGGTGCGCGGCGATGTGGCCAGCTTCGCCCGCAACGGCGCCTACCTGAAGCCCGACCCGGAACGGGTGGCATTCTGGCGCTCCCGTTTCGACGCCATCGGCGACGGCCCGAAGATCGGCATCTGCTGGTCCGGCGGCTTCATCACGCCGATCCGCGCCAAGGGCTACATGTCATTGATGGACTTCCAGCCCTTCTTCGACCTGCAGCAGAAGGGCGGCCATTTCGTGAACTGCATGTACAAGGACGCGCGCGAGGACTGCCGCCGCCTGGCCGACGAGAAGGGCGTCATCCTGCACGACTGGGACGATATCGACCGCCGCGACCAGTTGGACGAGGCCGCCGCCTATACCGCCGCCCTCGATTACATGGTTTCGATCTCCTCCTCGCCGGTGGCCATCGCCGGCGCGATGCAGATTCCTGCGATCACCCTGCTGCACAAGCACGACCGCTTCCATTTCGGCGCCGGCGTCGAGCCCTGGTTTCCGACCACGGATATCTTCGTCGCCGACCGGCCCGACGCATGGCCCGCCGTGCCCTGCGCTGCGGCCCGCAGACGCGCCGGCGAGAGGCTGGAACTGGACTGAGGCGACGATGCAGGACCTCATACCGGTTATCGTGCAGGCGCGGACGGGCTCGCAACGCTGCCCCGCCAAGGTTATGCGCGCCGTGGCCGGCCGGCGGCTGATCGACTACACCCTGGACGCGCTGGAACGCTGCCGCAGCGCCAGGCCGCTGATCGTGGCGACGTCCGACGATCCCCTGGACGACGCGCTGGCCGCCCACTGCACGGCGCGCGGGACACCCGTGATCCGCGGCCCCCTGCTGGACGTGGCCGGCCGCTTCCGATGTGTCCTGGAACGCTTTCCCGTCCGGGCCTTCGTGCGGATCTCCGGCGACAGCCCGCTGATCGACTACCGCATCGTCGACCGCGCTGTGGAACTGTTCCGCGCCGAACGGCCGGACCTCGTGTCCAATGTCGTCGAGCGCACCTTCCCCAAGGGACAGTCCATCGAGGTCATCGACAGCGCCATTTTCCTCGGCGCCGAGAGCCGCATGCACGATCCCGCGGACCGCGAGCACGTGACGCCGTGGTTCTACCGCCCCGAGTCGGGCTATCGCATCGTCACCATCCGCGCCGACACTGACGCGAGCGCCACGTCGATGGTCGTCGACACCGAGGAGGAGTTCCAGCGTTTCCGGCAGGTGGCCCGCGAACTCTCCGCCCCCGCCTGGCGCTATCATTGGCACGAACTGGCGCCGAAACTGGAAGAGCGCAGCGCATGACCCCCCCCATCGCCGCGGGCGTGATCGGCCTCGGCGTCGGCGAACGCCACATCGCGGGCTATGAGCGCCATCCGGGCTGTCGCGTGACCCGCCTCGCCGACTTCTGCCCCGACAAGCGCGCCGACGTCGCCAGCCGCCATCCCGAGCGGCCGATCTCGGCGGACGCGGATGCGGTACTGGACGACCCGGAAATCGCCATCGTCTCCATCGCCAGCTACGACCAGCATCATTTCGAACAGGTCGTCCGCGCCCTCGACGCCGGCAAGCATGTCTTCGTCGAGAAGCCGGTCGTCCTGCGCGAGGATCATGCCCGCATCGTCCGCGACAAGCTGCGCGAGAAACCGCATCTGAAACTGTCGTCGAACCTGATCCTGCGCCGTTGCCCCCGCTTCCGCTGGCTGAAGGCGGAGATCGAGGACGGCCGCTTCGGCGAGATCTTCCACATCGACGCCGACTACCAGTACGGCCGACTCCACAAGCTGCTGGGCGGCTGGCGCGGCGACTTGCCGGGCTATTCGCTGGTGCTGGGCGGCGCGGTGCACATGATCGATCTCGTGCTCTGGCTGACCGGCGACCGCGCCGTGGAAGTCCAAGCCTATGGCAACCGCATCGCCACCCGCGGCAGCGGCTTCGCCAATCACGATCTGGTCCAGGCGATCGTGCGCTTCGAGAGCGGCATGGTGGCCAATATCGGCTGCAATGGCGGCTGCGTGAAGCCCCACTTCCACAAGCTGGAGGTCTACGGCACCGCGGCCAGCTTCGTTAACCGTTTGGAAAGCGCGTTTGTTTACCGTTCCCGTGATCCCGGCATGGAGCCGGAGGCGATCACGGAGGCTTATCCCGGTGTCGACAAGGGCGATCTTCTGCACGATTTCGTGGACGCGGTCATCGAAGACCGTGAGCCGGAGGTAGGCGTCGATGGGATATTCAGCGCCCTCGCCGTCTGCTTCGCCATCGAACGCGCCGTCCACAGCGGACGCGCGGAGCCCGTCCGCTCCTTCTGAACCGAAGGAAATCCACTTCGGGCGCCCGATCCTGGGCGAGGAGGAGCGCCGCGCGGTGCTCGACGTGCTCGACAGCCCGCAGCTCGTCCACGGCCCCCGCGCCGTCGCCTTCGAGAATGATTTCGCCGGCTGGTGCGGCGGCGGCGAGGCGGTCAGCGTTTCCTCCTGCACCGCCGGCCTGCATCTCGCCTGGTTCCAGATGGGTCTCGGTGAAGGCGACGAGGTGATCGTTCCCGCCCAGACCCACACCGCCACGGCCCACGCCGTCGAGTATGTCGGCGCGAAGCCTGTCTTCGTCGACGCCGAGCCGGTCACGGGCAACGCCGACCTGGAACAGATCGAAGCCGCCATAAACGAGCGCACCAAGGCGATCTCCGTGGTGCACTATCTCGGCATGCCGGTCGACATGCGCCGCCTGAACGCGATCGCGTCGAGGCACGGCCTGCCGGTCATCGAGGACGCGGCGCTCGCCATCGGCTCCACTGTCGACGGCATCCACGCCGGCCTGCTGGGCGATCTCGGCTGCTTTTCCTTCTATCCGGTCAAGCACATGACCACCGCCGAGGGCGGCATGGTTCTGACCCGCGATGCCGGCATCGCCGAGCGCATCCGCCGCCAGAAGGCCTTCGGCCTGGACCGCACGGTAGTCGAACGCGCCGAGCCCGGCGTCTACGATGTCACCCAGCTCGGCTTCAACTACCGCATGAACGAGCTCCAGGCGGCCATCGGCATCGAGCAGATCAAGCGTCTCGAGGGCTTCCTCGCCGCGCGCCACCGCAACTACTGGCATCTCGAGACGGGCCTGAAGGAAATCGACGAACTCGATCTCCTTCGCTCCAGCCATGACGGCCTGGAAAGCAGCCACTACTGCCTGAGCGCGATCCTGAAGGGCCCCGCCGAGGGCCGCCGTTCGGAGATCGTGGCGGCGCTGAAGGCGCAGGGCGTCGGCAGCTCGGTCTACTACCCCGGCCCAGTCCCGGCGCTCGGCTACTACCGCGACAAGTACGGCCTGAAGGCCGAGGATTTTCCCAACGCGACCCGCATCAGCCGCCAGTCGATCGCGCTGCCGGTCGGGCCGCACCTGGACGAGGACGACATGGACCGAATTACGCAAGCGATGAAGAGGGCGATCCACGATGTCTGCAACTGATCATCCCCTGAAGGGGCGCAAGGTCGCCATCATCGGCGGCGCCGGCTTCATCGGCCACAACATGGCGCTGACCATGAAGCGGGCCGGCGTCGACGTCGCCGTCGTCGACAGCCTGGGCGTAAACAACTACTACGCCATCGAGCGGGAGCGGTACACGAACCCCAACGGCGAGATCTATCTCAACTTCATCAAGCAGCGCATGAACCTGCTGCACGAGGCGCGCGTGCCTTTCGTGGAGATGGACGCCCGCGACTATCACGGTCTGTCGGAGACGATGGAGGACCTGAACCCGGACGCCATCATCCACCTGGCCGCAGTGGCGCACGCCAACCGCTCCAACAAGGATCCCTACTCCACATTCGACCACTCGCTGCGCACGCTGGAGAACGCCCTCGACGTGGCCCGCTCATCGCGGCTGAACGTCGACCGGTTCGTCTACTTCTCCTCGTCGATGGTCTACGGCACCTTCGCCGACGGCGTGGTCGACGAGGAAACCTCGTGCAACCCGCTCGGCATATACGGCGCGCTGAAGTTCGCGGGCGAGAAGATGGTGATCGCCTACAATCAGGTCTTCGGACTGCCGTTCACCATCATCCGCCCCTCGGCGCTCTATGGCGAGCGCTGCGTCAGCCGCCGGGTCGGCCAGGCGCTGATCGAGAACGCGCTGCGCGGCAACACGCTGACCATCAACGGCGACGGCTCCGACTGCCTGGACTTCACCTATGTCCAGGACCTGATCGGCGGGGTCATGGGCGCGCTGACCTCGAAGGACGCGGCCAACGAGATCTTCAACCTGACCTATGGCGACGCGCGCTCGCTCAATCAGATGGTCGACATCATCCGACAGCATTTCCCCGGCATCGACGTGAAGCACAATCCGCGCGACAGCCTGATGCCGGAACGCGGCACGCTGAACGTCGACAAGGCGCGCTCGCTGATCGGCTACGATCCGCAGTATCCGCTGGAGCGGGGCTTCGTCGACTACATCGACTGGTACAAGGCGAACTGGGACCAGCTCAACCAGGGCGGCGTCGATGCCGGCCAGGTCGTCTATCTGACCCGCCGCGCCTGGGCATGAACGACGCCCCGGCAATGGCGCTGCAGCCCGATTCATGGCTGAGCGGAATGATCGGGAAACCGGCCTGGCACCTCACGCCGACCGGCCGGGAACTCGATCGCGTGCCATTGCCCGGGGACGGGCCCTGCTTTGTCGACGTCAAGGCGCCGGCCAACGACGTCGAAACCGTGGGTCGCGTGGAGAATGCCGGATTCCGGCTGGTCGACACCAATCTGCAGCTCGAGCGGCCGGCCTGGCCGGTGGCCCGCAGCCGCACCGGGCGCTTCGCCATGCCCGACGACCGGGCCGCCGTGGAACGGCTGGCCGAAAGCGCCTTCACCTATTCGCGCTTCCATCTGGATCCGCTCATCCCGCGTTCGACGGCCGACCGGATCAAGCGGGCCTGGGCGGGGAATTATTTCGACGGCAGGCGCGGCGACCACATGGTCGTCTCGGAAATCGACGGCGAGATCGCCGGCTTCCTGCAGCTTTTCCAGCAGGGCGACCTGCTGGTCATCGACCTGGTGGCCGTCAACAGCCGCTTCCGCGGCCGCGGCCTGGCCTCCGACATGCTGGCCTTCGCCGAATCGACAATCCCGGATCTCGGCCGCGTGAAGGTCGGCACCCAGGCCGCCAATGCGCGGGCCCTGCACGCCTACAGCCGCGACAAGTTCCGGATCATCTCCGCCACCTACGTTTTCCATTATCACGGGTAGAGCCCATGCGGATCGCCAGCCACGACACCGACCAGCGCGCCTTTGTCATCGCCGAAGTCGGCAACAACCACGAGGGCGATTTCGGCCTGGCGAAGGAAATGGTCCATCTCGCCGCCGACGCCGGCGTCGACGCCGTCAAGTTCCAGACCTTCCGCACGGAGCAGTTCATCGCGGCCGAGGACGCCGTCCGTTTCCAGCGCCTGAAGGGCTTCGAACTGAGCTACGACCAGTTCGCCGCACTGGGCGAACTGGCCCGGGCCGAGGGCCTTTCCTTCATCTCGACGCCGCTGGACATGGAAA includes:
- a CDS encoding glutathione S-transferase domain-containing protein; this encodes MSRFVSITEARAMSGLRMACLRAVPSPWTEAAKGIFHVKGLDCQYAGQSEDDPENAIAQWAGDSSAPVVAYDDEPLRTGWAGILLLAERLAPDTPLLPADFEGRAVVMGLAHEICGEMGLGWAARNLLVGEGFASEGASGFHPKVGKFLAGKYGYREEEDYRGRVIQILEGLSARIAGRRFLVGDSLTAVDIYWAVFSNLLAPLPEEKLPMHPRFRQMWETAPAEVKAAASGELMAHRDRIYDEYLETPAVL
- the flaF gene encoding flagellar biosynthesis regulator FlaF — its product is MSLRAYSNAQRVVETPRDTEYRLFAEITRRLIEVKDLPRHDNGVIEAIHRNKRLWSTLMADCSRDGNSLPESTRASIISLALWVDRHSSAVMRGQESVDDLVAVNRTIMEGLAQRPAAA
- the flbT gene encoding flagellar biosynthesis repressor FlbT, translating into MALKLTLKPGEKFVINGAVIANGDRRATLVLHNKASILREKDILKPERVDTPAKRIYFAIMSMYLDEKVRPRFYEEFVLRMSEFMGVVTDADALANCVAISQCVMDRQYYKGLTLCRRLLDFERERLSYEPASV
- a CDS encoding tetratricopeptide repeat protein, producing MARHAHLTKSEPLQRPKVGRTIMQGDTIQILDAIARVDDDRTPTRAELKRAIQHLAKAGKLSNMNKFVEASAELLQAHRLDPHNADTLLVLGNNLRHAGNVQAAIHVMEKALKAAGEDLELLYGIGLLAQDLGMLDAAERMYAMVIQRNPDDPRGHTALAAVKRGKGEYDLAIDTLKFAIEQSQQDPTLWQALGVTVAEARGADHARPFFEESLRLNPDYDLAWSNMGHAYSAEGRFAESLPFLEKSVALRPDDPDTRFSYASSLLGVGELEKGWAEYEWRLDRRRKDSVVFVHDLPRWQGEDISDKTILICDEQGIGDAIIFASAYQDVIERAGHVIIECDRRLVTWFQRSFPEATVHRHVTFRSNAKIHRHYGWLREDGVPQPDLFIPSGSIFQLVRGDVASFARNGAYLKPDPERVAFWRSRFDAIGDGPKIGICWSGGFITPIRAKGYMSLMDFQPFFDLQQKGGHFVNCMYKDAREDCRRLADEKGVILHDWDDIDRRDQLDEAAAYTAALDYMVSISSSPVAIAGAMQIPAITLLHKHDRFHFGAGVEPWFPTTDIFVADRPDAWPAVPCAAARRRAGERLELD
- a CDS encoding cytidylyltransferase domain-containing protein, coding for MQDLIPVIVQARTGSQRCPAKVMRAVAGRRLIDYTLDALERCRSARPLIVATSDDPLDDALAAHCTARGTPVIRGPLLDVAGRFRCVLERFPVRAFVRISGDSPLIDYRIVDRAVELFRAERPDLVSNVVERTFPKGQSIEVIDSAIFLGAESRMHDPADREHVTPWFYRPESGYRIVTIRADTDASATSMVVDTEEEFQRFRQVARELSAPAWRYHWHELAPKLEERSA
- a CDS encoding Gfo/Idh/MocA family protein encodes the protein MTPPIAAGVIGLGVGERHIAGYERHPGCRVTRLADFCPDKRADVASRHPERPISADADAVLDDPEIAIVSIASYDQHHFEQVVRALDAGKHVFVEKPVVLREDHARIVRDKLREKPHLKLSSNLILRRCPRFRWLKAEIEDGRFGEIFHIDADYQYGRLHKLLGGWRGDLPGYSLVLGGAVHMIDLVLWLTGDRAVEVQAYGNRIATRGSGFANHDLVQAIVRFESGMVANIGCNGGCVKPHFHKLEVYGTAASFVNRLESAFVYRSRDPGMEPEAITEAYPGVDKGDLLHDFVDAVIEDREPEVGVDGIFSALAVCFAIERAVHSGRAEPVRSF
- a CDS encoding DegT/DnrJ/EryC1/StrS family aminotransferase translates to MGEEERRAVLDVLDSPQLVHGPRAVAFENDFAGWCGGGEAVSVSSCTAGLHLAWFQMGLGEGDEVIVPAQTHTATAHAVEYVGAKPVFVDAEPVTGNADLEQIEAAINERTKAISVVHYLGMPVDMRRLNAIASRHGLPVIEDAALAIGSTVDGIHAGLLGDLGCFSFYPVKHMTTAEGGMVLTRDAGIAERIRRQKAFGLDRTVVERAEPGVYDVTQLGFNYRMNELQAAIGIEQIKRLEGFLAARHRNYWHLETGLKEIDELDLLRSSHDGLESSHYCLSAILKGPAEGRRSEIVAALKAQGVGSSVYYPGPVPALGYYRDKYGLKAEDFPNATRISRQSIALPVGPHLDEDDMDRITQAMKRAIHDVCN
- a CDS encoding NAD-dependent epimerase/dehydratase family protein yields the protein MSATDHPLKGRKVAIIGGAGFIGHNMALTMKRAGVDVAVVDSLGVNNYYAIERERYTNPNGEIYLNFIKQRMNLLHEARVPFVEMDARDYHGLSETMEDLNPDAIIHLAAVAHANRSNKDPYSTFDHSLRTLENALDVARSSRLNVDRFVYFSSSMVYGTFADGVVDEETSCNPLGIYGALKFAGEKMVIAYNQVFGLPFTIIRPSALYGERCVSRRVGQALIENALRGNTLTINGDGSDCLDFTYVQDLIGGVMGALTSKDAANEIFNLTYGDARSLNQMVDIIRQHFPGIDVKHNPRDSLMPERGTLNVDKARSLIGYDPQYPLERGFVDYIDWYKANWDQLNQGGVDAGQVVYLTRRAWA
- a CDS encoding GNAT family N-acetyltransferase; translation: MNDAPAMALQPDSWLSGMIGKPAWHLTPTGRELDRVPLPGDGPCFVDVKAPANDVETVGRVENAGFRLVDTNLQLERPAWPVARSRTGRFAMPDDRAAVERLAESAFTYSRFHLDPLIPRSTADRIKRAWAGNYFDGRRGDHMVVSEIDGEIAGFLQLFQQGDLLVIDLVAVNSRFRGRGLASDMLAFAESTIPDLGRVKVGTQAANARALHAYSRDKFRIISATYVFHYHG